The nucleotide sequence TAATATCAATGTTTTTCGGTATAGTTGTATCGCTTTACTTTATTGACAATAAGAAGCATAAACAGCCGCACATCCATGTGAAATATCAGAATAGCGAAGCTGTGATTTCAATCCCTGACGGTGAACTCTTTGAAGGAGAATTGCCTCCAGCCAAAATGCGATTGGTTTTGGCTTGGATTGAAATTCACAAAGATGAACTTATGGCTGACTGGGATTTGGCAGTTAGCGGACAGCAGCCGTTTAAAATCGATCCATTGAGGTAAACTATGAATCCAAGAGTGAAAGCAGTAAAGGCAAGAGATAACTATAAGCTTGAGATAATATTTTCCAGTGGGGAAGTCGGGATATATGATTGCAGTCCTTTGCTTAATTTCGGTGTATTCAGTGAGTTGAAAGACAAAATTTATTTTCAACAGGCGAGGGCGTCATATGGAACTGTAATATGGCCACATGAACAGGATATATGCCCTGACACTTTATATTTAGATTCTATAAAAATAAAAAAATCGCCTAACAAATCGCTCCAGCGGACTGGCACAAAAAGCCGTGCCAGCCGTTGAGCTTTGCCGTTAGCAGCCCCATGAACCATGTATGCCTAAAGGATGGGAGACAAAACAGAGGAAGTGAAATGAGAAGATTAATGTTTGTTGCGCTTGTGCTATCAATAATGTTCATTCTGCAGGCAGTTGCTATGGCATGTCAGTTTGACACAGATTGCAATCCAGGCAGTAAGTGTTTGAAAGCATCTGGTTCAATTTACGGCGTGTGTGGGTGGTATTTCTCCTGGGAATAGTAACGAATTGTTGCCCCTGCTTCCGGCGGGCCGGCCCCCTGTTAGGACAGGATAACCGCTATGTCTATCAGGACTTGCTGAGCCTGGATGAGGATGAATTCCGTCAATATGTCGAGAAGGGGATCATTGCCTAAAGACCCATTCCCCATACAATCTTCCCGCCAACGATAACCATTTCCACCTGTAGATCTCTTATCTCCTCAGGGCTCACCCCGGTAGGGTCGCCACTCAATACTATCAGGTCAGCCAACTTACCCGGTACAATAGAGCCCTTGATCGCCTCCTCAAAGGAGGCATAGGCGGCGCCCTGAGTGTACATCCCTACTGCCGCCAATGGCGGGATGCGCTCATCGGGCAGGAGTTCTTGTCCCGTCCTTGTCGTGCGGGAAACGACGGCATAGATGCCGGTCAGCGGTTCCGGGGAAACCACGGGGGCGTCTGAACCGGCGGATACCTTGAGACCCGCCTTGATGAGGGTAGCCAGAGGGTACAGATGCCGGAGCTGTTCTTCCGGCACCGTCTTGAGATACCTCTCGCCGTTATAGTAAATGAAAGCCGGCTGAGTGACAACAGCGATGCCGAGGGAGGCCAGTCGTTTCGCCATTGCCGGCCCGCATACCGAACAATGCTCTATCCGATGGCGGTGGTCACGGCGGGGTAATTTCTTGAGCGCATATTCTAGGGCCAGAAAGGCTGCCTCTACGGTAGTCTCCTCGAGGGCGTGCAGGGCAACCTGAAAGCCGGCCTGGTGAATCTCCAGGACCTTCCGGTTTAGCTCTTCCCGGGGTGGATTCAGGTAACCCTTGGTCTCATCGAGGATTATCTTTACCGCACCCAGTCTGAGCTGGTTATCGCCTGTCTGAGGAAGAAGTCCCTCCTCCCGATGCCGGTTGAAGGTTTCCACCCCCAGCATCATGCCCACCCTCGGCTTTAAGCGTTCCTCATCCTTCCAGCGCTGGAACATCTGCCAACGTCGGAGGTCATTGGAGGCAGAGGCATCCTGGACAGAAGTTATCCCCGAGGAGAGGAGCCTCTCGCCGGCCAGTCCTATACCTCGCTCTAACTCGTGATCATTCAGTGACGGCGCCACATTTGTCAGGTAGTCACCCATGCCGTAAAGGACGCCGTTGGGCTCACCCGTCTCCAGGTCCCGCTCAATCATGGCGCCAGGCGGCTCCGGGGTCTCCCTGGAGATACCCGTAAATGTCAGAGCCAGGCTGTTCAGCACGTGGGCATGCCCTGAGCGGTGGGTGAGCTTTACAGGGTGGACAGTTGTCGCCTCATCCAGGTCCTTGCGCGTCGGATGCCGTTTCTCCCTGAGGTAAAATTCGTCGTACCCCCTGGCTCTTATCCAGCTTCCCGGTGGTAAATTCCCGGATAATCTCCGAATCTCGCCTTGAATATCAGAGATGGAATTTACCGACGGGGGGATAAGGTTGGGGACAAGCAGGCTTTCGGCAAAGGCGACAAGGTGGCAATGGGCATCATGGAAACCGGGAAGAACTGTCCTGCCGTTTAAGACGATAACCTCTGTTCCCGTACCTCTAAGCGCGGGAAGGGCTTCATTCGTCGCTACGGAGAGGATCATGTCATCCCGCATGGCAACCAGTTGAGCCCGGGGACAGGCGGGATTCAATGTGAGCACATTACCCCTTGCCAGGATGAGATCGGCCGCTAAGTTACCCATAATCTACGTGTAGCTCCCTAACCTGGATAAACCGGAAAAGTGCCTAAAGTTGAAACTTAAAAAATTCACTTTAGCTCCCTAATCAAGTTCAGCCATATGGGCGATGATCCCGGGAATTATATAGGTTGCCAGGTAGCGGCTGGAGCCGCCGCAGAGGATAGTGATCAATCTGCCATGACAAAGGGCGTCGGCGGTTGCCTTGATTATTCTGGTAATTTCCAGATGGCAGTCCCTGGTCAATCCCTTATCGCCATACTCTCCCCGGGTGGCATCGTAACCGAACTCCCAGAAGATGAGTTCGGGGCGGAAGGCGTTTACCCGCGGGACAAATTCCCCCCTCAGCTTTTGCAGTAAAGCTTCATCCTCTATACCACAGGGGATAGCTACATCAACATTATTGTTCCCGTCACTGTAGTCCTGGAAGCAGAAGCAGATATGAAGCACTTCTCTATCCTGGCCGAAGATATCCCTGGTACCATCGGCATGGTGGCTGTCGGTATCCACAATGGCAAATCTGTTCATCCCCCTTTCCCTCAGGGTAGCAATAGCTACAGCAGCGCCGTTAAAGTAGCACATCCCGCCGAAATAGTTCCGGCCGGCATGGTGATCACCAAAGCCGGTAAAAACAAAGGCGTTATCAATATTCCCCCGGTATATCTCCAGGGCGGCCTGGACAGTTACCCCGGCGGAGTACGAAGCCCCCTCAAAGAGCCCCCTCCCCATCCGCTTCACCAGGTTTATCATCTCCTGCGAGTGTACCTTCAACAGTGTATCCTCAGTTGCAGGCATCACATAATTGGCGCCATCTGGAAGCCGGTATACCCCGTTGTAATAATTAACATTCTCTTTATCCAGGATATCAGCAAGGGCCTGGGGAAAGTCCACCAATCTCTGACCCTGGAAATGCGGCAGGAAAATACCGTTTCTCTTTCTCTGTAACATTTTTATCCCTTTATCCTCTTATCTCCTCCAGCCACGAGTTAAGCCTGCTGTAGAAAGCAAGCGCTTTTTCATCAATCGGCCGGGGCTGCATGAGGTATGCTTCCGATGGATGGTATAACTCCTCCTCGCCGCAGGGATGCATAGCAAGAAACGTATCTCTTATACCGTCCCATTCTTTGTTCACTGGTAGCCCCAGTTTTTCCAATCCTAAGTCCAGGGTGGCATCAACTAAAACAAGTCTCCCCTCTATATCCACTTTACAGGCAAGGTGATAGCTTACGGGCATTGCTTCGGCCAGCTTCCTCAGCTCTGGTGGGTAAAGCAGTCCAAACTCGTCCCACCTGAAGGGATAAACCGCATACAACACCTCCAGACCAATCCTTTGATACATACTGCCCAACAGGAGATGCTTTGGCGTGCATGAGCCCTTCCCAAGCTTGAACATATCCACGCATCGTTCGGGGTTATCGAGATCAGGGGTGATGGCATAAGGTATGTCTCTTATCATGCAGTAAATAGTTATCAGCACATCCCTTGCACTCTTGCCCCGCGCCCACTCGTGTAACTTATGGTCAATGATGTCAGTCATAATCAGGTGTTAAATTCTAACCTCCTTGAGACTCTCTGTCAAGCTAACCAGTTAACCAGGCATAAAGAACCGGATCTGAAAATTTAGACGGTAGATCGGGGTACTATTTTCATTGACAGGGCCCATGTTTTTGCATATCCTTCAATGGCAGTCAAATAAGAAAAGGAGGTATAGGGAAACATGACAAGACCACTCGATGGAATTCGCGTTCTCGACTGGACAATATTCCAGCAAGGTCCGGTGGCTACGGCGATGCTGGCGGACCTGGGAGCTGATGTCATCAAGATAGAGCACCGGGTTGAAGGCGACCCGGCACGGGGGATGATGAAGATGATCGGCACCCTGATCGGGGGTGGTGTGGGACGTAACCCCTACTATGAGAACAATAACAGGGGAAAGCGGTGCATTACCATTGACCTGGGCAAGCAACCGGGCAAGGAACTCATCTACAGGCTGGCAGAAAAGTCTGATGTCTTCGTGCATAATTTCCGGATGGGGGTCGCCGAGAGGATGGGCCTGGATTATGAAACCCTCAAGAAATACAATCCCAAGCTTATCTACGTCCATGCCTCCGGCTGGGGACCAAAAGGCCCCGACGCCTCTGATCCCTCGGCTGATTATACCGGCGTAGCCCGTTCGGGGATTATGTTCATTGCCGGGGAACCGGATATGGACCCACAGATGGTGCAGGGTGGCATCGGCGATCAGATGGGAGCCGTTATGACGAGCTGGGGTGTTCTGGCAGCTCTACTCGCCAGGGAACGCTTCGGCATCGGGCAAAAGGTGGATGCCTCTATTTTAGGCGCCATGTTGCAACTTCTCGGGCTGGTTGTCTCCATGCGCTGCATTTCCAAAATACCGTCCATGAGAATTGCCCGTAAAAAGGTGGGCAATCCCCTATGGAACCACTATAAGTGCAAGGATGGTAAATGGATTGCCATGGCTCACCTCCAGCCGGACAAATTCTGGCCTAATGTATGCAAAGCAATGGGTCTGGAAGATCTGGAAAAAGACCCCCGGTTTGACAGTATGGATACGAGAAACAAGAATGCCGGGGAACTTGTCCAAATCCTCGATGACACCTTCATTACCAAAACGAGAGGGGAGTGGATGGAGGTCTTCAAGAAAAATAATATCATTTATTCCCGGCTTAATAACATTGACGAACTTGAGGATGATCCCCAGATATTGGCCAATAATTACATCACCGAATTTGACCATCCCACCATGGGCAAGATAAGGGAGATGGGCTTCCCCGTTATCTTCAGTGAAACGCCGGCGTTTATAACCCGGCCCGCTCCTGAGTTCGGCGAGCATACCGAAGAGATCCTGCAGGAGATCCTCGACTATAGCTGGGAGGACATTATAAAGTTAAAAGATGAAGAGGTAATTTAAACATCCCGTATTTTCCGGTAGTGCCCCTATAATAGTTGATATATCCTGTAATGTTGTGAACTATAGCGACGCTCACCACTCCTTGGCCAGGATAATGAGGTAGTTTATAAAGAACTGATGGGTTACACGAGTGAAGATATTGTCCGATTAAGAGCGGAAAAGGTTATCTAATTCAGGGGGTACAGAGGTCAGGGATCAGAATTGCCCTTCAATCCTCGCTCCTCGTCCCTACGTGCTATCTGAAAGGAAGTTAGATTGGTATGACTGAAAGGTTGCTGATTGATGGTAATGAAGCGATAGCCCGGGGAGCTATAGCTGGTGGCTGTAACTACTTTTTTGGTTATCCCATTACCCCTCAGAATGAGATCCCGGAGTTTATGTCCCGGGAGTTACCCAAGATCGGGGGAGTTTTCGTTCAATCTGAATCTGAGGCTGCCTCGGTCTACATGGTATATGGCGGCGCCCTTGCCGGGGCAAGGGTGATGACTTCTACCTCAAGTCCCGGTTTTAGTTTGATGCAAGAGGGGATTTCCTACATTGCCGAGGCAGAGGTGCCGGCAGTAATAGTTAATGTCATGAGGATGGGACCAGGGATAGGTACCGGTGGTCAACATGGCCAGACAGATTATCGCCAGGTCACCAAAGGTGGCGGACATGGCGCCTACCGCTGCATCATACTTGCCCCTTATTCCAGCCAGGAGTGCTTTGACTATATGCAGCTTGCCTTCCACCTGGCGGATAAATACAGAGTACTGGTTTTGGTGCTTACCGACTTCATCATCGGACGTATGGCAGAGGTGGTCGAGCTGAGGAAATTAGAGTTTGAACCCCCGCCCGAGAAGGACTGGGCTCTGAAGGGAAAGGCTTTTAAGGGTGGCAGGCGAAGATGCTACGTTTCTGCCGCTTTCAGCTACGGGGGGGTACCTCCCCGCTATTACCATCACATGGCCGAAGTGTATCAGAAGATAAAAGATGAAGAGATCAAGCATGAAACTTACAGAGACGAGGATGCCGTTCTCCTCTTGTTAGCTTATGGTTCGTCAGCGAGAATGGCAAAAAGGGCAGTAGATATGGCCCGGGCCGAAGGTCACAGGGTAGGACTGTTCCGTCCCATAACCCTCTGGCCCTTCTCTGAGGAGGCCCTTCGTCAAGCGGCCTGCCGGGTAGGAAAGGTCCTGGTGGTTGAGGACAGTCCGGGTGAACTCGTGGAAGACGTGAAGTGTATCTGCCAGGGGAAAGTCCCCGTCCATCTTCTCGGTATATGGGGCCGTTATACACCCCAGGGCGATATAATGACCGGGGGATCGGGGATCATTTACCCGGAAAACATCTTAGAGAAAATAAGAGGCTTGATATGACAGAGAAAATAGTTAGCCGAAAGAAGGTCTGGGGAACACCAAAGTTAAGGGTTCCTCTCCCCTTCAGTTTTTTCTGTCCCGGCTGCCATTATGGAATAATCGTACGGCTGATCTGTGAGGTACTTGAAGAATTAGGAATTGAAGGCAGAACTGTAGGTCTTGCTGGTGTCGGTTGCAGCTTCGGGCCCTTTCCCGTTTCCATTGATGTTGACTTTACCTCCTGCCCTCATGGACGCGCCCCTGCGATGGCAACAGCCATCAAGCGTATCCACCCCGAGACTGTTGTCTTCACCGTTCAAGGAGATGGGGATCTGGGATCTATCGGCCTGGGTTGCTTTATGAATGCCTTAATCCGCGGGGAAAAACTCACCACTATCTTCCTGAACAATGCCTGTTACGGAACGACAGGAGGTCAGATGGCCCCCACTACCCTGATAGGGATGAAAACCACTACTACTCCCGAGGGACGAGACCCCAGGACAGCAGGTTTCCCTTTACACACCGCCGAACTGGCAGCTACCATGAAAGGCGTGGCCTATTCCGCCCGTTGCACTGTCCATAGTCCGGCTAACTTTCGACGAGCCAGGAAAGCCCTGAAAACGGCCTTTCAGAAACAGATAGATGGTATTGGCTATGGGTTTGTGGAGTTCCTTTCCGCCTGTCCCACTAACTGGCGACTCAGTCCCCCTGATTGTATAAAGTTTATCTCTGAAAAGATGATAGCAGAGTATCCCTTAGGAGAGTTCAAGAACGTGGATGTTATCGAGCTACCAGAGGAGTGGAGGTAAAATGCCGTGGAAAAAGGTGAAGGCTATTTTGAACTTACCATCGCGGGACGCGGGGGACAGGGGGCCCTGATAATCGGCCGGCTTCTAACAGAAGCAGGGATGTCCATATACCGGTACGTTACGTACTTTCCCAACTACGGGGCAGCGATGCGGGGGGGCGAGAGCGAATGCACTGTCATTCTTTCCCACAGGGAGATAACCTCTCCGGCAATACTTCAACCTTCCGCCGTGATCTTACTCGGTCAAACAACCCTGGGAGAGTTTGAAAAAAGGGTGAAATCAAATGGTTTGATGATGCTGGACAGTTCTCTCGTGACGCAAAGGGTCAGCAGAGACGATCTGAAGGTAGGCTACCTCCCCGCCACAAAAACTGCCGCCGACCTTGGCAACAGCCGGGCAGCTAACTTTGTCTTTCTGGGTGCATATCTCGAGATGACAAAGGCAGTGCCACTCCCGCTTTGCGAGGAGGCATTGGAGAGGAAAATGGCGAACAAGGGAAATACGGCTTTACTTTCCATTGATAAACAGGCCATGAGGAAAGGGGCGGAGCTGGTCAGAGAAAAAAATCTTGACAGATATAGTTTTTTAGGTTAAATATAACTTACCGCTTGGATCCGGCTGCGGACTGGGACGGAAGGTTAAAGAGTTTGATTTACTTGGAATGTATTAGCCTCTCGTCTTCGACGTAGGGGCTTTTTTTATGGGACTTATGATTTATGAAAATTGTCCGATCTATAAAAGAGATGCAGTCATTTTCCGAGTTCTCGAGGAATAGTGGTAAGAAAATCTCCTTTGTTCCCACGATGGGGTATTTCCACGAAGGACACTTGAGTTTGATGAAAGAAGGGAAAAAACGGGGAGAGTATCTGGTAGTCAGCATCTATGTCAACCCGATGCAGTTTGGTCCCGGTGAGGATTTTGCAAGGTATCCGAGGGACTTTGAAAGAGACAGAAAACTTGCCGAGGATGTGGGAGCCGCTGTGATTTTTTGTCCTGAAAACGAAGAGATGTATCCGGAACAGTATCAAACCTTCGTGGATGTGGAAGAGGTAACCAAGAACCTCTGTGGGTTTTTGCGACCGGGTCATTTCCGGGGCGTTACAACAGTCTGTACAAAGCTCTTCCACATTGTTAAGCCCCATGTAACGATATTTGGCAAGAAAGATTTCCAGCAACTTATAACTATTAAACGGATGGTGCAGGATCTTAATATCGTCTTAGAAGTCGTTGGTATGCCTACAGTGAGGGAAGCTGACGGTCTGGCGATGAGTTCGAGAAACGTCTACCTGAAGGCC is from Syntrophales bacterium and encodes:
- the vorB gene encoding 3-methyl-2-oxobutanoate dehydrogenase subunit VorB produces the protein MTERLLIDGNEAIARGAIAGGCNYFFGYPITPQNEIPEFMSRELPKIGGVFVQSESEAASVYMVYGGALAGARVMTSTSSPGFSLMQEGISYIAEAEVPAVIVNVMRMGPGIGTGGQHGQTDYRQVTKGGGHGAYRCIILAPYSSQECFDYMQLAFHLADKYRVLVLVLTDFIIGRMAEVVELRKLEFEPPPEKDWALKGKAFKGGRRRCYVSAAFSYGGVPPRYYHHMAEVYQKIKDEEIKHETYRDEDAVLLLLAYGSSARMAKRAVDMARAEGHRVGLFRPITLWPFSEEALRQAACRVGKVLVVEDSPGELVEDVKCICQGKVPVHLLGIWGRYTPQGDIMTGGSGIIYPENILEKIRGLI
- a CDS encoding CoA transferase; the encoded protein is MTRPLDGIRVLDWTIFQQGPVATAMLADLGADVIKIEHRVEGDPARGMMKMIGTLIGGGVGRNPYYENNNRGKRCITIDLGKQPGKELIYRLAEKSDVFVHNFRMGVAERMGLDYETLKKYNPKLIYVHASGWGPKGPDASDPSADYTGVARSGIMFIAGEPDMDPQMVQGGIGDQMGAVMTSWGVLAALLARERFGIGQKVDASILGAMLQLLGLVVSMRCISKIPSMRIARKKVGNPLWNHYKCKDGKWIAMAHLQPDKFWPNVCKAMGLEDLEKDPRFDSMDTRNKNAGELVQILDDTFITKTRGEWMEVFKKNNIIYSRLNNIDELEDDPQILANNYITEFDHPTMGKIREMGFPVIFSETPAFITRPAPEFGEHTEEILQEILDYSWEDIIKLKDEEVI
- a CDS encoding amidohydrolase is translated as MGNLAADLILARGNVLTLNPACPRAQLVAMRDDMILSVATNEALPALRGTGTEVIVLNGRTVLPGFHDAHCHLVAFAESLLVPNLIPPSVNSISDIQGEIRRLSGNLPPGSWIRARGYDEFYLREKRHPTRKDLDEATTVHPVKLTHRSGHAHVLNSLALTFTGISRETPEPPGAMIERDLETGEPNGVLYGMGDYLTNVAPSLNDHELERGIGLAGERLLSSGITSVQDASASNDLRRWQMFQRWKDEERLKPRVGMMLGVETFNRHREEGLLPQTGDNQLRLGAVKIILDETKGYLNPPREELNRKVLEIHQAGFQVALHALEETTVEAAFLALEYALKKLPRRDHRHRIEHCSVCGPAMAKRLASLGIAVVTQPAFIYYNGERYLKTVPEEQLRHLYPLATLIKAGLKVSAGSDAPVVSPEPLTGIYAVVSRTTRTGQELLPDERIPPLAAVGMYTQGAAYASFEEAIKGSIVPGKLADLIVLSGDPTGVSPEEIRDLQVEMVIVGGKIVWGMGL
- a CDS encoding 2-oxoacid:acceptor oxidoreductase family protein gives rise to the protein MEKGEGYFELTIAGRGGQGALIIGRLLTEAGMSIYRYVTYFPNYGAAMRGGESECTVILSHREITSPAILQPSAVILLGQTTLGEFEKRVKSNGLMMLDSSLVTQRVSRDDLKVGYLPATKTAADLGNSRAANFVFLGAYLEMTKAVPLPLCEEALERKMANKGNTALLSIDKQAMRKGAELVREKNLDRYSFLG
- the panC gene encoding pantoate--beta-alanine ligase, translating into MKIVRSIKEMQSFSEFSRNSGKKISFVPTMGYFHEGHLSLMKEGKKRGEYLVVSIYVNPMQFGPGEDFARYPRDFERDRKLAEDVGAAVIFCPENEEMYPEQYQTFVDVEEVTKNLCGFLRPGHFRGVTTVCTKLFHIVKPHVTIFGKKDFQQLITIKRMVQDLNIVLEVVGMPTVREADGLAMSSRNVYLKAHERESALSLSRSLIIAKGLYEDGERDAGKILGEVEKYIKRYPHTIIDYAKICDTTTLKDVEYLEGEAVLALAVKVGSTRLIDNYVFGEALDM
- a CDS encoding thiamine pyrophosphate-dependent enzyme: MTEKIVSRKKVWGTPKLRVPLPFSFFCPGCHYGIIVRLICEVLEELGIEGRTVGLAGVGCSFGPFPVSIDVDFTSCPHGRAPAMATAIKRIHPETVVFTVQGDGDLGSIGLGCFMNALIRGEKLTTIFLNNACYGTTGGQMAPTTLIGMKTTTTPEGRDPRTAGFPLHTAELAATMKGVAYSARCTVHSPANFRRARKALKTAFQKQIDGIGYGFVEFLSACPTNWRLSPPDCIKFISEKMIAEYPLGEFKNVDVIELPEEWR
- a CDS encoding DUF4160 domain-containing protein yields the protein MPVISMFFGIVVSLYFIDNKKHKQPHIHVKYQNSEAVISIPDGELFEGELPPAKMRLVLAWIEIHKDELMADWDLAVSGQQPFKIDPLR